Proteins found in one Serratia plymuthica genomic segment:
- the yihA gene encoding ribosome biogenesis GTP-binding protein YihA/YsxC, whose translation MTSKNYNYHVTHFVTSAPDIRHLPGDEGIEVAFAGRSNAGKSSALNTLTNQKSLARTSKTPGRTQLINLFEVEEGIRLVDLPGYGYAEVPEEMKRKWQRALGEYLQMRNCLKGLVVLMDIRHPLKDLDQQMIQWAVDVGTPVLVLLTKADKLASGARKAQLNMVREAVVPFMGDIQVEAFSSPKKIGVDKLSQKLNTWFNEIPPEVLPEDDAAGE comes from the coding sequence TTGACCAGCAAGAATTACAATTATCATGTGACCCATTTCGTCACCAGTGCGCCCGATATTCGCCACCTTCCGGGGGATGAAGGTATTGAAGTTGCCTTCGCCGGCCGCTCTAATGCCGGTAAATCCAGCGCGTTAAATACCCTGACCAATCAAAAAAGTCTGGCGCGTACCAGTAAAACGCCGGGCCGTACCCAGCTCATCAACCTGTTCGAAGTCGAGGAAGGCATCCGCCTGGTCGACCTTCCGGGTTATGGCTACGCCGAAGTTCCTGAAGAGATGAAACGCAAGTGGCAGCGGGCGCTGGGTGAATACCTGCAAATGCGCAACTGCCTGAAAGGCCTGGTGGTACTGATGGATATCCGCCACCCGCTGAAAGATCTCGACCAGCAGATGATTCAATGGGCAGTCGATGTTGGCACGCCAGTGCTGGTTCTGCTGACCAAAGCGGACAAACTGGCCTCCGGCGCGCGCAAGGCGCAGCTCAATATGGTACGCGAGGCGGTAGTGCCGTTTATGGGCGATATCCAGGTAGAAGCCTTCTCCTCGCCGAAAAAAATCGGTGTCGACAAGCTGAGCCAGAAACTGAATACCTGGTTTAACGAGATCCCGCCGGAAGTGTTACCGGAAGACGACGCTGCCGGCGAGTAA